One segment of Agromyces albus DNA contains the following:
- a CDS encoding M15 family metallopeptidase, with the protein MSASERREPSDRVRQNRRLVVALSLSLVLIAASVVVIGAVAGDDSNGDAGPGAASDPTETPTVRPAPAEPPPPAPVDTFDRAAHSLDDPMSIWVVVNKLRPLTPQDFEPPDLVDVPVEHTNEPLLRQEASDAVVVMFQAALDEAGLELASNSAYRSYSAQESVYDGDDLYTARPGYSEHQTGLTMDIGSVSGECSLDPCFADTAEGIWLRDNAWRFGFILRYAADKTEVTGYSFEPWHFRYVGVPLATEMHETGVVTLEEFFGLPAAPDYG; encoded by the coding sequence GTGTCTGCAAGCGAGCGTCGAGAGCCGTCCGATCGCGTCAGGCAGAACCGGCGCCTCGTCGTGGCGCTCTCCCTCAGCCTCGTGCTGATCGCCGCGAGCGTGGTCGTGATCGGCGCCGTTGCGGGCGACGATTCGAACGGCGATGCCGGCCCCGGTGCGGCATCCGACCCCACCGAGACTCCGACAGTGCGACCCGCGCCCGCCGAGCCGCCGCCGCCGGCGCCCGTCGACACGTTCGATCGGGCCGCGCACTCCCTCGACGACCCCATGAGCATCTGGGTCGTCGTCAACAAGCTCCGGCCGCTCACCCCGCAGGACTTCGAGCCGCCAGACCTCGTCGACGTGCCGGTCGAGCACACCAACGAGCCGCTGCTTCGGCAGGAGGCATCCGACGCCGTGGTCGTGATGTTCCAGGCAGCGCTCGACGAGGCCGGTCTCGAGCTCGCCTCGAACAGCGCCTACCGCTCGTACAGCGCCCAGGAGTCGGTCTACGACGGCGACGACCTGTACACGGCACGGCCCGGCTACAGCGAGCACCAGACCGGCCTCACGATGGACATCGGCTCGGTGTCGGGGGAGTGCTCGCTCGACCCGTGCTTCGCCGACACCGCCGAGGGAATCTGGCTGCGCGACAACGCCTGGCGCTTCGGCTTCATCCTGCGCTACGCGGCGGACAAGACCGAGGTCACCGGATACTCGTTCGAGCCCTGGCACTTCCGCTATGTGGGGGTGCCCCTCGCGACCGAGATGCACGAGACTGGCGTCGTGACCCTCGAAGAGTTCTTCGGCCTTCCGGCTGCGCCAGACTATGGCTGA
- a CDS encoding amidase domain-containing protein translates to MIQDFTLPSRRRSTFREPASVSYPAFGEPTPADSYPIGDPAPADSPAIGDPVPADSSDSSDSSDSAAAAPAEPEATSERSGEPRHRAEPVRNRRQSPGMRRSIAFGCVAAIMGVSAFGTVAASAGEGATRVVSAREAVASVAQTVDPAEAAAVDELVSLIDTDDGPAITSGLSVAEAPFTGGTQVTVTGEELDQVASVTVAGVPAAIVAIDESQVTFAVPAVAENALGSAEVRFADVAGAPVDVEAPGATVAAGASVPIASTTELPGIVHASTQSVPHALTLSYTTNAAIDAQVGYVLTYWSSYNTAQYTVLSGVDCANFASQSLIARGWTMDGEWYHDAATGAMGAAWASSTALRDYLAARPDRATALDDSQRSLVKVGDIAQFDWDSSGDRDHTAVVTRVEHTETGTKVWVGGHTKDADYWDVDQALATGGGYVSYFSLA, encoded by the coding sequence GTGATCCAGGACTTCACGCTGCCCTCGCGCCGCCGTTCGACGTTCCGCGAACCCGCTTCCGTCTCGTACCCCGCCTTCGGTGAGCCCACTCCTGCCGATTCGTACCCCATCGGTGACCCGGCTCCCGCCGATTCACCTGCGATCGGCGACCCGGTTCCCGCCGACTCGTCCGACTCGTCCGACTCGTCCGATTCGGCCGCGGCCGCGCCCGCCGAACCCGAGGCGACTTCGGAGCGGTCGGGCGAGCCTCGCCATCGCGCCGAACCGGTTCGCAATCGACGACAGTCGCCGGGGATGCGCCGTTCCATCGCGTTCGGGTGCGTCGCCGCGATCATGGGCGTGAGCGCATTCGGCACGGTCGCCGCGTCCGCCGGCGAGGGCGCGACGAGGGTCGTCTCGGCTCGCGAGGCGGTCGCCTCGGTCGCCCAGACGGTCGATCCTGCTGAAGCGGCCGCCGTCGACGAGCTCGTCTCGCTCATCGACACGGACGACGGTCCCGCGATCACGAGCGGACTGTCGGTCGCCGAGGCCCCCTTCACCGGCGGTACGCAGGTCACGGTCACCGGCGAGGAGCTCGATCAGGTCGCATCCGTCACCGTCGCCGGCGTTCCCGCGGCGATCGTCGCGATCGACGAGAGCCAGGTGACGTTCGCCGTCCCGGCCGTTGCCGAGAACGCGCTCGGCAGCGCGGAGGTGCGATTCGCGGATGTCGCCGGCGCGCCCGTCGACGTCGAGGCGCCCGGCGCGACCGTCGCCGCCGGCGCATCCGTTCCCATCGCATCCACCACCGAGCTCCCGGGCATCGTGCACGCCTCGACGCAGTCCGTGCCGCACGCACTCACGCTCTCGTACACGACCAACGCGGCCATCGACGCGCAGGTCGGGTACGTGCTCACCTACTGGAGCAGTTACAACACCGCGCAGTACACCGTCTTGAGCGGTGTCGACTGCGCGAACTTCGCGAGCCAGTCGCTCATCGCTCGCGGCTGGACGATGGACGGCGAGTGGTACCACGACGCGGCCACCGGCGCGATGGGTGCCGCGTGGGCGAGCTCCACCGCGCTGCGCGACTACCTCGCTGCCCGCCCCGACCGGGCGACGGCGCTCGACGACTCGCAGCGGTCGCTCGTGAAGGTGGGCGACATCGCACAGTTCGACTGGGACTCCTCGGGCGACCGCGACCACACGGCGGTCGTCACGCGCGTCGAGCACACCGAGACCGGAACCAAGGTCTGGGTCGGCGGGCACACGAAGGACGCCGATTACTGGGACGTCGACCAGGCGCTCGCCACCGGCGGCGGCTACGTCAGCTACTTCTCGCTCGCGTAG
- a CDS encoding diacylglycerol/lipid kinase family protein: MARPGRQGSTDAASPRPRAAVIFNPTKLGIDALREAVRQAESRQGFAPSLWIETLEHDPGSSMALEAVAAGVDLVIAAGGDGTVRAVAGGLRGSGVPLGLVPLGTGNLFARNLEIPVNDPDDAVALAFSGFEHAVDVLVADVTRPDGTNETHVSLVMAGIGIDAAMISNTNPDLKKKVGWLAYVDAGLRAIPASKPFRITHRLDLGRHHRSRVSSILVANLGYLPGNIELIPDAEVDDGKLDVVLLQPRNVFGWILIWRKVTWENRVLRKSAVGRQFIALTGDKRRSEILYSRGRAVDIDIEGAPEEFEIDGDEFGTVASVRFRVDPAALIVRVGRGLRLGR; the protein is encoded by the coding sequence GTGGCGAGACCGGGGAGGCAGGGTTCGACGGATGCCGCGAGCCCGCGCCCGCGCGCCGCCGTTATCTTCAATCCCACGAAGCTGGGCATCGACGCGCTGCGCGAGGCCGTGCGGCAAGCCGAATCGCGGCAGGGGTTCGCCCCGTCGCTGTGGATCGAGACGCTCGAGCACGACCCGGGCAGCAGCATGGCGCTCGAGGCCGTCGCCGCCGGGGTCGACCTCGTGATCGCAGCCGGGGGCGACGGCACGGTGCGCGCGGTGGCGGGGGGACTCCGCGGCAGTGGCGTGCCCCTCGGCCTCGTTCCGCTCGGCACCGGCAACCTGTTCGCACGCAACCTCGAGATCCCCGTGAACGACCCCGACGACGCCGTCGCGCTCGCCTTCTCGGGGTTCGAGCATGCCGTCGACGTGCTCGTCGCCGACGTCACGAGGCCCGACGGCACCAACGAGACGCACGTCTCCCTCGTCATGGCCGGTATCGGCATCGATGCGGCGATGATCTCGAACACCAATCCCGACCTGAAGAAGAAGGTCGGCTGGCTCGCCTACGTCGACGCAGGGCTGCGCGCGATCCCCGCGTCGAAGCCGTTCCGCATCACGCACCGGCTCGACCTCGGCCGGCACCACCGCTCGCGGGTGTCGAGCATCCTCGTCGCGAACCTCGGCTACCTGCCGGGCAACATCGAGCTCATCCCCGACGCGGAGGTCGACGACGGCAAGCTCGACGTCGTGCTGCTGCAGCCACGCAACGTCTTCGGCTGGATCCTCATCTGGCGCAAGGTGACGTGGGAGAACCGGGTGCTGCGCAAGAGCGCGGTCGGTCGCCAGTTCATCGCGCTCACGGGCGACAAGCGGCGAAGCGAGATCCTCTACTCCCGGGGCCGCGCCGTCGACATCGACATCGAGGGTGCGCCAGAGGAGTTCGAGATCGACGGCGACGAGTTCGGCACGGTCGCGTCGGTGCGGTTCCGGGTCGACCCGGCGGCGCTCATCGTTCGCGTCGGTCGCGGACTTCGACTCGGTCGCTGA
- a CDS encoding ABC transporter substrate-binding protein → MTVKLSRRTKAIAGIASAASIAIIATGCSAPSDSGGGDGKVELTIATFNDFGYSDELLQEYMDENPNVTIVHNRAATSNDARANYFQKLGKEGLADIEAVEVDWFTEAMEYSDLLAEVPADAKGRWLDWKEAAATDGEGRLVGFGTDVGPQGVCYRSDLFAAAGLPTDRTEVAALLEGDWDNFFSVADQYKAATGKPFIDSANSVLQGIVNQLETAYEEPDGTAVATENADIEDAYNTVVERAVPISAYAGQWSDDWFASMANGEFAAMLCPGWMHGVISGGAPEVTGWDVADVFPGGGGNWGGSYLTVPADGKNVDAALKLADWLTAPEQQVKAFVNAGTFPSQSDAYEDEGLTAFTNEYFNDAPTGEIGINRAEAVTVATFKGPKFFQFHDALQNAVTRVFDGVEDQSTSWNTWVTEVSAF, encoded by the coding sequence GTGACCGTGAAGCTTTCACGACGCACCAAGGCGATCGCAGGCATCGCAAGCGCCGCATCCATCGCCATCATCGCCACCGGTTGTTCGGCGCCGTCCGATTCGGGCGGCGGCGACGGCAAGGTCGAACTGACCATCGCCACGTTCAACGACTTCGGCTACTCGGACGAGCTCCTCCAGGAGTACATGGACGAGAACCCGAACGTCACGATCGTGCACAACCGGGCCGCCACCTCGAACGACGCCCGCGCGAACTACTTCCAGAAGCTCGGCAAGGAGGGCCTCGCCGACATCGAAGCCGTCGAGGTCGACTGGTTCACCGAGGCCATGGAGTACTCCGACCTGCTCGCGGAGGTCCCCGCGGACGCCAAGGGCCGCTGGCTCGACTGGAAGGAGGCTGCCGCCACCGACGGTGAGGGCCGCCTCGTCGGCTTCGGCACCGACGTCGGCCCGCAGGGCGTCTGCTACCGCTCCGACCTGTTCGCCGCAGCCGGCCTGCCGACCGACCGCACCGAGGTCGCTGCACTCCTCGAGGGCGACTGGGACAACTTCTTCAGCGTCGCCGACCAGTACAAGGCCGCGACCGGCAAGCCCTTCATCGACTCGGCCAACTCCGTGCTCCAGGGCATCGTGAACCAGCTCGAGACCGCGTACGAGGAGCCCGACGGCACCGCCGTCGCCACCGAGAACGCCGACATCGAAGACGCCTACAACACCGTCGTCGAGCGCGCGGTGCCGATCTCGGCCTACGCAGGCCAGTGGAGCGACGACTGGTTCGCCTCGATGGCCAACGGCGAGTTCGCCGCGATGCTCTGCCCGGGCTGGATGCACGGCGTCATCTCGGGCGGCGCGCCCGAGGTCACCGGCTGGGACGTCGCCGACGTCTTCCCCGGCGGCGGTGGCAACTGGGGCGGCTCGTACCTGACGGTCCCCGCCGATGGCAAGAACGTCGACGCTGCCCTGAAGCTCGCCGACTGGCTCACCGCGCCCGAGCAGCAGGTCAAGGCGTTCGTGAACGCCGGCACCTTCCCGAGCCAGTCCGACGCCTACGAGGACGAGGGCCTCACCGCCTTCACCAACGAGTACTTCAACGACGCGCCCACCGGTGAGATCGGCATCAACCGCGCCGAGGCCGTGACCGTCGCGACCTTCAAGGGTCCGAAGTTCTTCCAGTTCCACGACGCGCTCCAGAACGCGGTCACCCGAGTCTTCGACGGCGTCGAAGACCAGTCGACCTCGTGGAACACGTGGGTCACCGAGGTCAGCGCCTTCTGA
- the pheA gene encoding prephenate dehydratase has protein sequence MMDAAPASPEETYSYLGPAGTFTEAALKQVPEAAGKHWRSVNNVGEALADVTSGRSIAAMIAIENSVEGGVSATQDALATVPGLRIIGEYLVPVNFVLVAREGTTLADVHVVNAHPVAYAQSRGWLERELPDHGHIPATSNVQAAASLFESSQADAAVAPPGITEHLDLVVLARDIGDNPNAVTRFVLVSRSRVLAAPTGADKTSLIVELPSDEPGSLLAMLEQFSTRGVNLSLLESRPIGDALGRYRFVVDLDGHIADERVADALLGLRRTSPNVLFLGSYPRADRQEVSYHSKYDDEIFIEARDWLRALLSGEPD, from the coding sequence ATGATGGATGCCGCGCCCGCTTCGCCCGAGGAGACGTACTCCTACCTGGGGCCGGCCGGCACTTTCACCGAAGCGGCGCTGAAGCAGGTGCCCGAGGCCGCGGGCAAGCACTGGCGCTCGGTCAACAACGTGGGCGAGGCGCTCGCGGATGTCACGAGCGGCCGTTCGATCGCGGCGATGATCGCCATCGAGAACTCGGTCGAGGGCGGGGTCTCGGCCACACAGGACGCGCTCGCGACCGTGCCGGGGCTGCGCATCATCGGCGAGTACCTCGTGCCGGTGAACTTCGTGCTCGTGGCACGCGAGGGCACCACGCTCGCCGACGTGCATGTCGTGAATGCCCACCCCGTCGCCTATGCGCAGTCGCGCGGCTGGCTCGAACGAGAGCTGCCCGACCACGGGCACATCCCCGCGACGAGCAACGTGCAGGCTGCGGCATCCCTGTTCGAGAGCAGTCAGGCGGATGCCGCGGTGGCTCCTCCGGGCATCACCGAGCACCTCGACCTCGTGGTGCTCGCCCGCGACATCGGCGACAACCCCAACGCCGTCACGCGCTTCGTGCTCGTGAGCCGCTCACGAGTGCTCGCCGCGCCTACCGGGGCCGACAAGACGAGCCTCATCGTCGAGCTGCCCAGCGACGAGCCGGGCTCCCTGCTCGCGATGCTCGAGCAGTTCTCCACTCGCGGCGTGAACCTGTCGCTCCTCGAATCGCGGCCCATCGGCGACGCCCTCGGCCGCTACCGCTTCGTCGTCGACCTCGACGGCCACATCGCCGACGAGCGCGTCGCCGACGCGTTGCTCGGCTTGCGCCGCACGAGCCCCAACGTGCTGTTCCTCGGGTCGTATCCGCGGGCCGATCGCCAGGAGGTCTCCTATCACTCGAAGTACGACGACGAGATCTTCATCGAGGCGCGCGACTGGTTGCGGGCCTTGCTGAGCGGCGAGCCCGACTGA
- the pgm gene encoding phosphoglucomutase (alpha-D-glucose-1,6-bisphosphate-dependent), with translation MHERAGTPATESDLINVEALVKAYYDRDPDVSEPDQRVAFGTSGHRGSSLTTSFNEQHILAITQAIVEYRRSQGITGPLFIGADTHALSAPAMTTALEVLVGNQVRVLVDRFDDFVPTPALSHAILKWNNDPVRRAEGEADGIVITPSHNPPGDGGFKYNPPHGGPADSEATSWIAHRANGLIADNMRGVLEAEPSGVETYDFRGNYVDDLENIIDFDAIRRSGVRIGADPLGGASVNYWGAIRDRYDIDLTVVNERVDPTWSFMTLDWDGKIRMDPSSPFAMASVLAHAGEFDILTGNDADADRHGIVTPDGGLMNPNHYLAVAVEYLFGHRSGWRADAAIGKTLVSSSMIDRVAAALRRRLWEVPVGFKWFVPGLLDGSVGFGGEESAGASFLRFDGTAWTTDKDGILLCLLASEIRAVTGRSPSQLYAELVARFGDPAYERTDAAATPAQKSVLGKLDAASIEATDLAGDPITAKLSDAPGNAAAIGGVKVATADAWFAARPSGTENVYKIYAESFRGPEHLKSVQAAAKQLVDDALADA, from the coding sequence ATGCACGAGCGAGCGGGAACCCCGGCGACCGAATCCGATCTCATCAACGTGGAGGCCCTCGTCAAGGCCTACTACGATCGCGATCCGGATGTCTCCGAGCCCGACCAACGCGTGGCCTTCGGCACCTCGGGCCACCGCGGCTCGTCGCTCACCACGAGCTTCAACGAACAGCACATCCTCGCGATCACCCAGGCGATCGTGGAGTACCGCAGGTCGCAGGGCATCACGGGCCCGCTCTTCATCGGCGCCGACACGCACGCCTTGAGCGCGCCAGCCATGACGACGGCTCTCGAGGTGCTCGTCGGCAACCAGGTGCGGGTGCTCGTCGACCGGTTCGACGACTTCGTGCCGACGCCGGCGCTCTCGCACGCGATCCTGAAGTGGAACAACGACCCGGTGCGCCGGGCCGAGGGCGAGGCCGACGGCATCGTCATCACGCCGAGCCACAACCCGCCCGGTGACGGCGGCTTCAAGTACAACCCGCCGCATGGCGGTCCGGCCGACTCCGAGGCCACGAGCTGGATCGCGCACCGCGCGAACGGGCTCATCGCCGACAACATGCGCGGCGTGCTCGAGGCCGAGCCGAGCGGCGTGGAGACCTACGACTTCCGCGGCAACTACGTCGACGACCTCGAGAACATCATCGACTTCGACGCGATCCGCCGGTCGGGGGTGCGCATCGGCGCCGACCCGCTCGGCGGGGCATCCGTCAACTACTGGGGCGCCATCCGCGACCGATACGACATCGACCTCACGGTCGTGAACGAGCGGGTCGACCCGACGTGGTCGTTCATGACCCTCGACTGGGACGGCAAGATCCGCATGGATCCGTCGAGCCCCTTCGCGATGGCGTCGGTGCTCGCGCACGCCGGCGAGTTCGACATCCTCACCGGCAACGACGCCGACGCCGACCGACATGGCATCGTCACGCCCGACGGCGGCCTCATGAACCCGAACCACTACCTCGCGGTCGCGGTCGAGTACCTCTTCGGCCACCGATCCGGATGGCGGGCGGATGCCGCGATCGGCAAGACGCTCGTCTCGAGCTCGATGATCGACCGCGTCGCCGCGGCCCTGCGCCGCCGCCTCTGGGAGGTTCCGGTCGGCTTCAAGTGGTTCGTGCCCGGGCTGCTCGACGGCTCGGTCGGATTCGGCGGCGAGGAGAGCGCGGGCGCCTCGTTCCTGCGCTTCGACGGCACGGCCTGGACCACCGACAAAGACGGCATCCTGCTGTGCCTGCTCGCCTCCGAGATTCGGGCGGTCACGGGCCGCTCACCCTCACAGCTCTACGCGGAGCTCGTCGCCCGCTTCGGCGATCCGGCCTATGAGCGCACGGATGCCGCGGCGACCCCCGCCCAGAAGTCCGTGCTCGGCAAGCTCGACGCGGCCTCGATCGAGGCGACCGACCTCGCCGGCGACCCGATCACGGCCAAGCTATCGGATGCCCCGGGCAACGCCGCCGCGATCGGCGGGGTCAAGGTCGCGACGGCCGACGCATGGTTCGCGGCACGACCGAGCGGCACCGAGAACGTCTACAAGATCTACGCGGAGTCGTTCCGCGGCCCCGAGCACTTGAAGTCGGTGCAGGCCGCGGCGAAGCAGCTCGTCGACGACGCGCTCGCCGACGCCTGA
- a CDS encoding DUF445 domain-containing protein: MDLLNSEAGNVGSAELATAARRAPVPTDAERLVALRRMKRVATSLLAVAAVVFAVSFALQDAVPWLAYVRAAAEGAMVGAIADWFAVTALFRHPLGLPIPHTAIIPNRKDEIGATLGAFVENEFLSDEVVLGKLESMGIARRLGEWLTMPEHAERLTAEVSVAARGVLTLLGDEDVEDVIENLARRHVFAPEWGPAIGRLGARLVESDQQRTAIDVVLEKAEGWLEAHPEAFGSMVSDRLPRWLPGFVDRIVDDRASREVRSFVRAVRSDPGHPLRIAIDRYLADLTHDLQHDPAMIARVESLKAELLESPRLREFAGEVWESVKHTLAESLADEQSELRAGLRAAVIEVGSRLASDEELAAKVDAWVADAAAYVVRTYRHEIAGVITETVERWDPRETTEKLELQVGRDLQFIRINGTVVGALAGLTIFTVATGVGALL; the protein is encoded by the coding sequence ATGGATCTCCTGAATTCTGAAGCCGGCAATGTCGGTAGCGCCGAGCTTGCGACGGCAGCGCGACGCGCCCCTGTGCCGACGGATGCCGAGCGGCTCGTCGCGTTGCGACGCATGAAGCGCGTGGCGACGAGCCTGCTCGCCGTCGCCGCCGTGGTGTTCGCGGTGTCGTTCGCGCTGCAGGACGCCGTGCCGTGGCTCGCCTATGTTCGCGCCGCCGCGGAGGGCGCGATGGTCGGCGCGATCGCCGACTGGTTCGCGGTGACGGCGCTCTTCCGGCATCCGCTCGGGCTGCCGATCCCCCACACCGCGATCATCCCGAACCGCAAGGACGAGATCGGCGCGACCCTCGGCGCGTTCGTCGAGAACGAGTTCCTCTCCGACGAGGTCGTGCTCGGCAAGCTCGAGTCGATGGGCATCGCGCGGCGCCTCGGCGAGTGGCTCACGATGCCCGAGCACGCCGAACGGCTCACCGCCGAGGTATCCGTCGCTGCACGCGGGGTGCTCACCCTCCTCGGCGACGAGGATGTCGAGGACGTGATCGAGAACCTCGCCCGGCGGCATGTCTTCGCGCCCGAGTGGGGTCCGGCGATCGGGCGGCTCGGCGCTCGGCTCGTGGAGTCCGACCAGCAGCGTACGGCGATCGACGTGGTGCTCGAGAAGGCCGAGGGCTGGCTCGAGGCGCATCCCGAGGCGTTCGGCAGCATGGTCTCCGACCGCCTGCCGCGCTGGCTTCCCGGGTTCGTCGACCGCATCGTCGATGACCGCGCCTCACGAGAGGTGCGGTCGTTCGTGCGCGCCGTGCGCTCCGATCCGGGGCATCCGCTGCGGATCGCGATCGACCGCTACCTCGCCGACCTCACCCACGACCTCCAGCACGACCCGGCGATGATCGCCCGCGTCGAGTCGCTGAAAGCCGAGCTCCTCGAGAGCCCGCGGCTGCGCGAGTTCGCCGGTGAGGTGTGGGAGTCGGTGAAGCACACGCTCGCCGAATCGCTCGCCGACGAGCAGAGCGAACTGCGCGCCGGGCTGCGCGCGGCGGTCATCGAGGTGGGGTCGCGACTCGCCTCCGACGAAGAGCTCGCCGCCAAGGTCGACGCATGGGTCGCGGATGCCGCCGCCTACGTGGTGCGCACCTACCGGCACGAGATCGCCGGGGTCATCACCGAGACCGTCGAGCGGTGGGACCCCCGCGAGACGACGGAGAAACTGGAGCTGCAGGTGGGCCGCGACCTGCAGTTCATCCGTATCAACGGCACCGTGGTCGGCGCGCTCGCAGGGCTCACGATCTTCACGGTCGCGACCGGGGTGGGCGCGCTCCTCTGA
- a CDS encoding MFS transporter, translating to MPRRGVSLAVLIVNQLLAGVGVASGVAVAALLAQDLTGTAVLAGMAQSATVLGAALSAIPLARLAVRSGRHVALAAGYGLAFVGAVLIVVGSAGGWIALVFLALAVFGAGAAAGLQARFAATEVAAPGFEARAMSLVLWATTLGSVAGPLLAETGDVLGRALGLPPFVGPFLLSGAVFGLSTVLVAALLRVPRAGALASDAATSAPAADPDDDGPIAPDGVADVAGSAPVAADVPALDVAEDAPAAAVADKASGAKRVGAWQALRTAVRNPRSLVAVLAIVCSHTVMVGVMVMTPVHMTDHGLSLTLVGVVISIHVFGMYGASPIVGWLVDRVGPVRVIAGGAVILFAATLIGILAAGDDMLLVPVALGLLGLGWSCGLIGGSTLLTTSVDPAIRVPLQGATDAAMNVTAAASAALSGVILGIGGFAVVNVVAVLVLVPLIIAVLRLALRRTSVPA from the coding sequence ATGCCGCGGCGCGGCGTCTCGCTCGCGGTGCTGATCGTCAACCAGCTGCTCGCGGGTGTCGGCGTGGCATCCGGCGTCGCGGTCGCGGCGCTCCTCGCCCAAGACCTCACGGGCACCGCCGTGCTCGCCGGCATGGCCCAGTCCGCGACCGTGCTCGGGGCCGCGCTCTCGGCGATTCCGCTCGCGCGGCTCGCGGTGCGCTCCGGCCGCCATGTCGCGCTCGCCGCCGGCTACGGGCTCGCCTTCGTCGGCGCCGTGCTCATCGTGGTGGGGTCGGCGGGCGGCTGGATCGCGCTCGTCTTCCTCGCGCTCGCCGTGTTCGGCGCGGGCGCCGCCGCGGGCCTGCAGGCGCGATTCGCGGCCACCGAGGTGGCAGCACCCGGTTTCGAGGCTCGCGCCATGTCGCTCGTGCTGTGGGCGACGACACTCGGCTCGGTCGCCGGCCCCCTGCTCGCCGAGACGGGCGACGTCCTGGGCCGCGCGCTCGGACTCCCGCCGTTCGTCGGGCCGTTCCTGCTCTCGGGTGCCGTGTTCGGCCTCTCGACGGTGCTCGTCGCCGCGCTCCTGCGGGTGCCGCGGGCCGGAGCGCTCGCATCGGATGCCGCGACGAGCGCGCCCGCCGCCGACCCCGATGACGATGGACCGATCGCTCCCGATGGGGTCGCCGACGTCGCCGGCTCGGCTCCGGTCGCCGCCGACGTGCCGGCCCTCGACGTCGCCGAAGATGCGCCGGCAGCCGCAGTCGCCGACAAGGCCTCCGGCGCCAAGCGCGTCGGCGCCTGGCAGGCGCTGCGCACGGCGGTGCGCAATCCGCGTTCCCTCGTCGCGGTCCTCGCCATCGTGTGCTCGCACACGGTGATGGTCGGCGTCATGGTCATGACACCGGTGCACATGACCGACCACGGGCTGTCGCTCACGCTCGTCGGGGTGGTCATCAGCATCCACGTCTTCGGCATGTACGGGGCGAGCCCGATCGTCGGCTGGCTCGTCGACCGGGTCGGCCCGGTGCGCGTCATCGCCGGGGGAGCGGTCATCCTCTTCGCGGCGACGCTCATCGGCATCCTCGCCGCGGGCGACGACATGCTGCTCGTGCCCGTCGCGCTCGGTCTCCTCGGGCTCGGCTGGTCGTGCGGCCTCATCGGCGGATCGACGCTGCTCACGACCTCGGTCGACCCGGCGATCCGAGTGCCGTTGCAGGGCGCGACGGATGCCGCGATGAATGTGACGGCGGCGGCATCCGCTGCACTCTCCGGGGTGATCCTCGGCATCGGCGGCTTCGCGGTCGTGAACGTGGTGGCGGTGCTCGTGCTCGTACCGCTCATCATCGCCGTGCTGCGCCTGGCACTGCGGCGTACGAGCGTGCCCGCCTGA